Genomic window (Polaromonas sp. JS666):
TCGGCAAGCCCACATTGGCGATGCTGGTGCCGAGCGAGGACAGCAACATGGACAGCGAAAGGGCGGCGAGTGCCCACCGGACCGAAGGTGTCCGTTCCGCGCTTCCGGCACTTCCAACGACCGCCCCATCTCGTTTTGCAATGATTGACTTCAACATGAACTCCGCTTTCTGCTCCGTTTGCTGGCGACTCCGAAATGGAGCTGCCTGAAGCGTAGTTCTTTGCCTGGCATAGCGGAAGGCGCACCATTTGCACTTTATTCGTGCGTTTAACGCCATGTCACGGCCAAACTGCGCTATGGTCGATGCATGGCGACACCCGATTTCAACTTGCTGGTCACCCTTGATGTGCTGCTCGCGGAAGGCAGCGTTGTGCGCGCGGCCCGGCGCTTGCGGCTCAGCCCGTCGGCGATGAGCCGGGCGCTGGCGAGGTTGCGCGAGACGACGGGCGATCCGCTGCTGGTCAGGGCCGGGCGCGGCCTCGTCCCCACACCCCGGGCGATAGCACTGCGCGAGCAGGTCGGCCAGCTCGTGCAGGACGCGGAAGCGGTTCTGCGCCCCGTGGAGAAGCTCAAGCTCAAAAAGCTGGTCCGAACCTTCACGCTGCGGACCCGCGAAGGCTTTGTGGAGAACTTCGGGCCGGCGCTCATTGCCCGCGTCGGCCAGGAGGCGCCCGGCGTGCGGCTGTGCTTCGTGCAGAAGCTGGACAAAGACAGCACGCCGCTGCGCGACGGGACCGTCGACCTGGAAACCGGCGTGGTGGGCAGGGCGACGGCTCCTGAGCTGCGCGTGCAGGCCTTGTTCCGGGACCGCTTCATTGGCGTCGTGCGAGCGGGGCACCCGCTGAGCCAGGGCGAGATCACGCCGGCCCGTTATGCGGCCAGCAGGCACATCGGCGTCTCGCGGCGGGGTCTGGGCGCGGAGCCGGTGGATGAAGCCTTGGTGCCGCTCGGGCTGCAAAGGGAAATCGCCACCATCGTCGGCGGTTTTTCGGCCGCGCTGGCGCTGGCCCGGGCCTCAGACCTGATCGCCACTGTTCCCGAACGGCATACCGGAAACCTGCGCGCCGGTATGCACAGTTTTCCCCTTCCGGTCGCCACGCCGGAGATCACGGTGTCATTGCTCTGGCACCCACGGCTGGATGCCGATCCGGCGCATCGCTGGCTGCGCGGGTGTGTTCGGGACGCCTGCGCGGACATCCGCTGAATGGAAAAGTATGCCGGAGTCAGAGTGTCATAGCGTAGACGTGGTGCTCATCATCGTCGGGCGTGGCCCGCCACAGACAGGTTCACAGACAGGTTTAAAGGAAAGGCCTCCAGGGAAGTACGGAGAACCCGCCATGCACCTACTCGGCCATGAAGCCGACTCCCTCTGCCTACCCCTGACTACCCATCTGCATGCATGTTGAAGATGAGGCCCCGCAACCACTGATTGGCGGGGTCTTTGTGGTACTTGGCATGCCAGAACAGATTGATGGCAATCTGCGGAAGCTTGATGGGGTGTGCGACGTATTTCAGGTTGAAAGGTGTGGCCATCCGTTCTGCGAGGCGTTCCGGCACGGTGGCCACCAGTTCCGTTGACTGGAGAATGTGACCCACCGCCACAAAATGCGGTACGGTCAACTTCACCTTCCGCTGTGGTGAATTTTTGTCCAGTATTTCATCGACTATCCCGTGGCCTGTACCTGCCGAAACAATCGCCACATGGTCCGCTGCAAAAAAATCTGACGGCAGGATTTTTTTCTTGTCCAGCGGGTGCCCCTGCCTGAACATGCAGACATATTGCTGAGTGAACAATCGCTGCTGGAAGAAGCCGGCCTTGAGCTGGGGCAGCAATCCGATGGCCAGATCGATATGGCCTGCCTCCATGGAGTCCTTCAGGTTAGTGCTGGTATTACGTACTGTGCTGATCGACACGGCCGGCGCCACCTTCTGGATCTTTTCCATCAAAAGGGGCAGGAAGTAGATCTCGCCGATGTCGGTCATCCCGATTGAGAAGGTCCGCTTGCTGGTGGCGGGGTCGAATGAATTCCTGGCGTTGACCGCGCCGTGGATCATGCCCAGCGCGTAGCCTATCGATTCGGCCAACTGGTCGGCGAAAGGCGTGGGCTGCATGCCACTGGACGTGCGCAGGAAAAGTTCGTCGCCAAAAAGCTTGCGCAGGCGCGCCAGCGCGTTGCTGACAGCGGGTTGCCCGAGGCCGAGGTTCTCGGCGACTTTCGAGACTTTTTTTTCCGTCAACAACTGGTTGAAGATGACCAGCAAGTTCAGGTCGATGTCCTGGAGTTCCATCTGCGTCTCCGATCTACGTCTGTGCGTAACTATTGATTTAAATGATGTAAAACATTGATGTCATTGTATTGACTGATTATGCACTGCGGCCGAAGATCACCGCCATAGCAGCCACGGTTTCCGCCGTCGTCGCAAAAAGCAATTTCTCCACGAGACAAGACCCAACTGATGGAAATTTTTGTACGTCCCCTCCAGCGCACGCTGAGCGTTACTGCCGGCGTCAATTTGCTGGACGCCCTGCGCGCGAACGACGTGCCGGTGTCGTACAGCTGCATGGCCGGGCGTTGCGGCACCTGCCGCTGCAAGGTTGTCGA
Coding sequences:
- a CDS encoding LysR family transcriptional regulator gives rise to the protein MELQDIDLNLLVIFNQLLTEKKVSKVAENLGLGQPAVSNALARLRKLFGDELFLRTSSGMQPTPFADQLAESIGYALGMIHGAVNARNSFDPATSKRTFSIGMTDIGEIYFLPLLMEKIQKVAPAVSISTVRNTSTNLKDSMEAGHIDLAIGLLPQLKAGFFQQRLFTQQYVCMFRQGHPLDKKKILPSDFFAADHVAIVSAGTGHGIVDEILDKNSPQRKVKLTVPHFVAVGHILQSTELVATVPERLAERMATPFNLKYVAHPIKLPQIAINLFWHAKYHKDPANQWLRGLIFNMHADG
- a CDS encoding LysR family transcriptional regulator — protein: MATPDFNLLVTLDVLLAEGSVVRAARRLRLSPSAMSRALARLRETTGDPLLVRAGRGLVPTPRAIALREQVGQLVQDAEAVLRPVEKLKLKKLVRTFTLRTREGFVENFGPALIARVGQEAPGVRLCFVQKLDKDSTPLRDGTVDLETGVVGRATAPELRVQALFRDRFIGVVRAGHPLSQGEITPARYAASRHIGVSRRGLGAEPVDEALVPLGLQREIATIVGGFSAALALARASDLIATVPERHTGNLRAGMHSFPLPVATPEITVSLLWHPRLDADPAHRWLRGCVRDACADIR